One genomic window of Hemitrygon akajei chromosome 1, sHemAka1.3, whole genome shotgun sequence includes the following:
- the LOC140727237 gene encoding uncharacterized protein, translating into MRGENMSDLVYTNNPDAYRVEPCSHLGYSDHISVMLIPTYRPLIRRSRPVQKQVKTWPAGAISAVQDCFEYTVWHMFREAATDCDSTNLEEYTASVISYSRKCIDDVTLSKTITIHANQKPWITAEVRALLRSRDSAFRAGGKAALTKARAKLSRAIKGAKRAHAQLIHSYFQDNGDTRRMWKGIQDITNYRTTSPDCAGDASLPNALNNFYARFEAENDMAVRKSTPPVNDQVLCLSVADVRRTLCRVNPRKAAGPDNIPVKSAQRMCRPASRCPH; encoded by the coding sequence ATGAGAGGGGAGAACATGtcggacctggtttacacaaacaacCCTGACGCATACCGGGTAGAGCCCTGctcccacctcggatactcagaccacatctctgttatgctgaTCCCAACATACAGACCGCtcatcaggcgctccagaccagttcagaagcaggtgaaaacctggccagctgGGGCCATCTCTGCtgttcaagactgctttgaataCACTgtctggcacatgttcagggaggctgcaaccgattgcgactctaccaacttagaggagtacacagcatcagtgatcagcTACAGCagaaagtgcattgatgatgttactctgtccaagaccatcactatacatgccaaccagaagccatggataaccgcagaggtgcgtgcgctgctgaggtcccgcgactccgccttcagagcaggcggcaaggcagctctaacaaaagcgagggccaaactgtcccgagccatcaaaggggcaaagcgtgcacatgcccagctaatccacagttacttccaggacaacGGCGACAcgaggcgcatgtggaagggcatccaggacatcaccaattacaggacaacatcacctgactgtgcaggtgatgcctccctaccaaatgcgctgaataacttctacgcccggtttgaggcggaaaatgacatggcggtgaggaagtccacccctcctgtgaatgaccaggtgctgtgtctctctgtggccgacgtgagaagaaccctgtgcagggtcaacccacggaaggctgctggaccagacaacatccctgttaagagtgctcagaggatgtgcagaccagctagcagatgtcctcactga